In a single window of the Acidobacteriota bacterium genome:
- a CDS encoding ABC transporter ATP-binding protein: protein MNKDKKKKRINYSEAWGEAREVIKTHRNRLVLGGVLMLINRPMGLVLPYSTKLLIDGVIPTKNTGLLLKIALAVGGATLLQAATSFSLSQILGVAAQRAITEMRKRVQAKIERLPISYFDSTQTGKLISRIMNDAEGIRNLVGTGLVQLVGSLITAAIALVVLFYLNWRLTSVTIVVLAAFGGGLAVAFNKLRPLFRTRGEIQSEITGRLGESLGGIRIVKAYTAEKREELVFARGAHKLFRNVAQSMTGVSAIMSSSALAVGIIGVVMILIGGRAVLADEMTIGEMFMYVAFTGMMAMPVIEISAIGTQITEALAGLDRIREILSMKTEDDEDSQRDSLASLRGEVEFEDVSFEYNENVPVLKHVSFKAPAGSTTALVGSSGSGKSTLISLVMNFNHPLSGRIKIDGRDLTSLKLRDYRRYLGVVLQDNFLFDGTIAENISFSKPHATRAEIEDAARIAHCDEFINGFEKGYETIVGERGVKLSGGQRQRIAIARALLADPRLLILDEATSSLDSESEAMIQEGLRNLRQGRTTFVIAHRLSTIRSADKILVLEAGEIVERGSHDELIAHDGRYKQLYDKQYKFERDQFINPGEDFTPDLPKIQIERSAPQRAAL from the coding sequence GTGAATAAAGACAAAAAGAAAAAGCGGATCAATTATTCCGAAGCGTGGGGCGAAGCCCGTGAGGTGATTAAAACCCATCGCAACCGATTGGTTCTCGGCGGCGTGTTGATGCTAATCAATCGTCCAATGGGATTGGTGCTGCCGTATTCCACCAAACTCCTGATTGACGGAGTGATTCCCACGAAAAACACCGGCCTGCTGTTGAAAATTGCGCTGGCGGTCGGCGGAGCTACGTTGTTGCAAGCCGCCACCTCGTTTTCCCTGTCGCAAATTCTGGGAGTTGCCGCGCAACGGGCGATTACGGAAATGCGCAAACGCGTTCAGGCTAAAATCGAACGATTGCCCATCAGCTATTTCGATTCCACGCAAACCGGCAAGCTGATTTCCCGGATCATGAATGACGCCGAAGGCATTCGGAATCTGGTCGGAACCGGATTGGTGCAACTTGTCGGCAGTTTGATCACGGCTGCCATCGCGTTGGTGGTGTTGTTTTATCTGAATTGGCGGTTGACCAGCGTGACGATTGTCGTGCTGGCAGCGTTCGGTGGCGGGTTGGCCGTCGCCTTCAACAAATTGCGGCCTTTGTTCCGCACGCGCGGCGAAATTCAAAGCGAAATCACGGGCCGATTGGGCGAATCGCTCGGAGGCATTCGCATCGTCAAGGCTTATACAGCCGAAAAGCGCGAAGAACTGGTGTTCGCGCGTGGCGCACACAAACTGTTTCGCAACGTAGCGCAATCCATGACAGGGGTTTCGGCGATTATGTCGTCTTCGGCGCTGGCGGTCGGTATCATTGGTGTCGTGATGATTTTGATCGGCGGACGTGCGGTGCTTGCCGATGAAATGACCATCGGCGAAATGTTTATGTACGTCGCCTTCACGGGGATGATGGCGATGCCTGTCATCGAAATTTCTGCCATCGGCACGCAAATCACCGAAGCGCTGGCCGGATTGGATCGCATACGCGAAATTCTGAGCATGAAAACCGAGGACGACGAAGATTCACAGCGAGATTCGTTGGCCAGTTTGCGCGGCGAAGTCGAATTTGAAGACGTCAGTTTTGAATACAACGAAAACGTTCCGGTACTGAAGCATGTTTCGTTCAAAGCGCCAGCCGGTTCAACCACGGCGCTGGTCGGGTCGAGCGGTTCTGGCAAAAGCACGTTGATCAGCCTGGTGATGAATTTCAATCACCCGCTGTCGGGCAGAATCAAAATTGACGGACGCGATTTGACAAGCCTGAAGCTGCGCGATTATCGCCGCTATTTGGGCGTGGTATTGCAGGACAACTTTCTTTTCGATGGAACCATTGCTGAAAACATCAGCTTTTCCAAGCCGCATGCGACGCGCGCCGAAATCGAAGACGCCGCGCGCATTGCGCATTGCGATGAGTTCATCAACGGGTTTGAAAAGGGCTATGAAACCATCGTCGGCGAACGCGGCGTTAAACTTTCCGGCGGACAGCGCCAGCGAATCGCCATTGCGCGCGCCTTGCTGGCCGACCCACGGTTGCTGATTCTGGACGAAGCGACTTCCAGTTTGGACAGTGAAAGCGAAGCGATGATTCAGGAAGGTTTGCGCAACCTGCGGCAAGGACGCACGACGTTTGTCATTGCGCACCGGCTGTCCACCATTCGCAGCGCCGACAAGATTCTGGTGCTGGAAGCGGGAGAAATCGTCGAACGCGGTTCGCACGACGAACTGATCGCGCACGATGGCCGTTACAAACAGCTTTACGACAAACAGTACAAATTCGAGCGCGACCAGTTCATCAACCCCGGTGAAGATTTCACCCCCGATTTGCCCAAAATCCAGATTGAAAGATCCGCGCCGCAACGAGCGGCGCTGTAA
- a CDS encoding ABC transporter ATP-binding protein: MIQLSNVSKVVASGSEQLTILHSLDLEISGGQFVSVVGPSGSGKSTLLGLIAGLDAPTTGSIRLEGHDITRMTEDELAELRGRLLGFIFQSFHLIPSLTAYENILTPMEIMGLSKARDKAQALLDDVGLHDRGHHYPSQLSGGEQQRVAIARAFANDPQILLADEPTGNLDSKNGSHIFELLLKLNRERETTLVLVTHDQQLAGLADRKISLRDGRVVEDVLLNSSSVTASSR, encoded by the coding sequence ATGATTCAACTTTCAAACGTTTCCAAAGTCGTCGCCAGTGGCAGCGAACAACTGACAATTCTTCACTCGCTCGATCTTGAGATTTCGGGCGGACAATTCGTCTCTGTAGTTGGGCCTTCGGGCAGCGGCAAATCCACGCTGTTGGGATTGATTGCCGGACTGGATGCGCCAACGACTGGCAGCATACGGCTTGAGGGCCACGACATTACTCGAATGACGGAAGACGAATTGGCCGAACTGCGCGGACGACTGTTAGGCTTCATTTTTCAATCTTTCCATTTGATTCCATCACTGACGGCTTATGAAAACATACTGACGCCGATGGAAATAATGGGCCTCAGCAAAGCGCGCGACAAAGCGCAGGCTTTGCTGGATGACGTTGGCTTGCACGACCGAGGGCATCATTACCCTTCGCAACTTTCCGGCGGCGAACAGCAGCGCGTAGCCATCGCCCGCGCATTCGCCAACGATCCGCAAATCCTGCTGGCCGATGAGCCGACCGGAAACCTGGATTCAAAAAATGGCAGCCATATTTTTGAATTGCTGCTGAAGTTGAACCGAGAACGGGAAACGACATTGGTTTTGGTGACGCACGATCAGCAACTGGCCGGCCTGGCAGATCGCAAAATCAGTTTGCGCGATGGGCGAGTAGTTGAAGATGTGTTGCTAAACTCAAGTTCCGTTACGGCCTCAAGCCGCTGA
- a CDS encoding arylesterase, with product MPFHFLNFKLRSLLALTLTLIPALFLFACQHPSQSNNQSFSSGSAKPPTTPAPATISTESENLPTIVAFGDSLTAGYGLSSDQAYTTLLQQKLEEHGFRYRIVNAGVSGDTSAGGARRIDWALQSGNVKFLILELGANDGLRGLPVQEMKKNLEQIIQRAQSAGVTVILAGMEAPPNFGAEYTREFRQVFHDLAKQYKTPFIPFVLEGIGGNQKFNQSDGIHPNAEGEKIMTENVWRSLQPLLTK from the coding sequence ATGCCTTTTCATTTTCTCAATTTCAAACTGCGGTCCCTGCTGGCATTAACGTTGACCTTGATTCCGGCGCTATTTTTGTTCGCCTGCCAGCATCCGTCGCAATCCAACAATCAATCGTTTTCTTCCGGATCGGCCAAACCGCCAACAACACCTGCACCGGCCACGATATCTACGGAAAGCGAAAACCTGCCAACCATTGTTGCCTTCGGCGACAGCCTGACCGCCGGGTACGGTCTGAGCAGCGACCAGGCTTATACGACCCTGCTGCAACAGAAACTGGAAGAACACGGTTTTCGCTATCGTATTGTCAATGCAGGAGTTTCTGGCGACACGTCCGCCGGAGGCGCTCGGCGAATTGATTGGGCGCTGCAATCCGGCAACGTCAAATTCTTGATTTTGGAGCTTGGCGCCAATGATGGCCTGCGCGGGTTGCCGGTACAGGAAATGAAAAAGAATCTCGAACAAATCATCCAGCGCGCGCAATCGGCTGGCGTAACCGTGATTCTGGCGGGTATGGAGGCACCACCAAACTTCGGAGCCGAGTATACGCGGGAATTTCGCCAGGTGTTTCACGATCTAGCCAAACAGTATAAAACGCCTTTCATTCCCTTCGTGCTGGAAGGCATCGGCGGTAATCAGAAATTCAACCAATCCGACGGCATTCATCCCAACGCTGAAGGCGAGAAAATCATGACGGAAAACGTCTGGCGTTCTTTGCAGCCTCTGCTTACCAAATGA
- a CDS encoding TIM barrel protein, whose product MIEENELSLVNRRDFLKQSAAAGVVALSGETLANAAAKQVFKISLAEWSLHKALFKKDLDNLDFAKTAKQEFGISAIEFVNQFFKDKAKDINYLRELNKRAKDYGVEHRLIMCDGEGALGDPDATKRTQAVENHYRWVEAAKFLGCKIIRVNAQSRGTYEEQQKLAADGLHRLAEFGAKHKIAVVVENHGGLSSNGQWLTGVMKLVDHPNCGTLPDFGNFRVSQTEEYDRYKGVTEMMAYAKAVSAKTHDFDERGEETQIDYHRMMKIVLDAGYHSFVGIEYEGEKMSEADGIRATKKLLERVHDELSKKVK is encoded by the coding sequence ATGATCGAAGAGAACGAATTGTCGCTCGTGAACCGTCGTGATTTTCTGAAGCAATCGGCTGCGGCAGGGGTTGTTGCCCTGTCTGGCGAAACGTTGGCGAATGCTGCGGCCAAGCAGGTATTCAAAATCTCGCTGGCTGAATGGTCGCTGCATAAGGCGCTGTTCAAGAAAGATCTGGACAATCTGGATTTCGCCAAAACCGCGAAGCAGGAATTCGGCATCAGCGCCATCGAATTCGTCAACCAGTTTTTCAAAGACAAAGCGAAAGACATCAATTACCTGCGCGAATTGAACAAACGCGCCAAAGATTACGGCGTCGAACATCGGTTGATTATGTGCGACGGCGAAGGCGCGTTGGGCGATCCGGATGCGACGAAACGTACGCAAGCTGTCGAAAACCATTACCGCTGGGTCGAGGCGGCGAAGTTTCTGGGCTGCAAAATCATTCGCGTCAACGCGCAAAGCCGTGGAACTTATGAAGAGCAGCAAAAGCTGGCGGCGGATGGGTTGCATCGTCTGGCTGAGTTTGGCGCAAAGCACAAAATCGCTGTGGTCGTCGAAAACCACGGCGGATTGTCGTCAAATGGCCAGTGGCTGACGGGCGTGATGAAGTTGGTTGATCATCCGAACTGCGGCACGCTGCCGGATTTCGGCAATTTCCGCGTCAGTCAGACTGAAGAATACGACCGGTACAAGGGCGTGACGGAAATGATGGCTTACGCAAAAGCGGTCAGCGCCAAAACGCATGATTTCGATGAGCGCGGCGAAGAAACGCAAATTGATTATCACAGGATGATGAAGATCGTCCTGGATGCGGGCTATCACAGTTTTGTGGGCATCGAATACGAAGGCGAAAAGATGAGCGAAGCCGACGGTATCAGAGCCACCAAAAAATTGCTGGAACGCGTTCACGACGAACTGTCGAAGAAGGTGAAGTAA
- a CDS encoding tetratricopeptide repeat protein yields MSILLSVQPTFAQRRPPTPPTTAEQHYKLGLAALQRNNPAQAAASLRAAIKLQPEFAEAHNALGTALGQLGQGDEAIQEFRQATSLRPDFAEAYANLGLALQQKGQVAEAIGAFRSALNARPEFAEAHNALGFALGQTGNIAAAISEFEAAIKLKSNFQEAHFRLGVTRWFNQQFAEAIPSLREAVKLNPKHFESRYYLGVCLQKTGAIPEAIDELRQAVKLAPKVADGFNALGLALYIDEDTENAIAALREAIRLKPDFVEARNQLGLTLIQKRDAAAAVAEFEAALKLDPKNSITLNNLGLALIQKADYAGAIDVYRRLLAASPNEAEAWYNLGVALKYKDDFAGAIDALKRSIALQPSLHEAHYTLGITLMQQAKLDEAIEAFRGAIAAKPDFSQAHYTLGTALQQKGELDAAIEAFRTAIKIAPLSPETHNTLGNALRQKGDLTAARAEFAEAARLNQLKANNQAATFDTNTGIQKMKQGDLVAAISLFESAIKKDETYAPAHYQLGLALRKKGDRKGADAAFQRAQQLDRRLRPPS; encoded by the coding sequence TTGAGCATACTGCTGAGCGTACAACCGACTTTTGCGCAACGTCGGCCGCCAACGCCACCAACCACCGCTGAACAACACTACAAACTCGGGCTTGCCGCGTTGCAGCGAAACAATCCGGCGCAAGCCGCAGCTTCATTGCGAGCAGCGATCAAACTGCAACCGGAATTTGCCGAAGCGCACAATGCGTTGGGAACGGCGCTGGGGCAGCTTGGGCAAGGGGATGAAGCGATTCAGGAGTTTCGCCAGGCGACCTCGCTTCGACCGGATTTTGCCGAGGCATACGCCAATCTTGGTTTGGCATTGCAGCAGAAAGGACAGGTTGCCGAAGCAATCGGCGCATTTCGTTCGGCGCTCAATGCGCGTCCGGAGTTTGCTGAAGCGCACAACGCGTTGGGCTTTGCCTTGGGGCAGACCGGAAACATCGCAGCAGCCATTTCCGAATTTGAAGCGGCGATCAAACTAAAATCCAATTTTCAAGAAGCGCATTTTCGACTGGGCGTGACCCGCTGGTTCAATCAGCAATTTGCCGAAGCGATCCCTTCATTGCGCGAAGCGGTGAAGCTCAATCCCAAACATTTTGAATCGCGGTATTACCTGGGAGTGTGTTTGCAAAAGACGGGCGCGATTCCCGAAGCGATTGATGAGTTGCGCCAGGCCGTGAAGCTCGCGCCAAAAGTCGCCGACGGATTCAATGCGCTTGGGTTGGCGCTGTACATTGACGAAGACACGGAGAACGCCATTGCCGCGTTGCGCGAAGCAATTCGGTTGAAGCCGGATTTTGTCGAAGCGCGGAACCAATTGGGGCTGACGTTGATCCAAAAACGAGATGCTGCGGCGGCTGTGGCGGAGTTTGAAGCGGCGCTGAAACTCGACCCGAAGAATTCCATCACGCTCAACAATCTGGGCTTGGCGTTGATTCAAAAGGCTGATTATGCCGGAGCGATTGACGTGTATCGTCGCTTGCTCGCCGCCAGTCCGAACGAAGCCGAAGCCTGGTACAACCTGGGCGTGGCGTTGAAATACAAAGACGATTTTGCCGGAGCGATTGACGCGCTGAAACGAAGTATTGCCTTGCAACCGTCGCTGCACGAAGCGCATTACACGCTTGGTATTACCTTGATGCAGCAAGCCAAGCTCGACGAAGCCATCGAAGCTTTTCGCGGAGCCATTGCGGCAAAGCCGGATTTTTCGCAGGCGCATTACACGCTCGGCACAGCTTTGCAGCAGAAAGGGGAATTGGATGCGGCGATTGAAGCCTTTCGCACGGCGATCAAAATCGCGCCGCTCAGCCCGGAAACGCATAACACGCTTGGCAATGCGCTTCGCCAGAAAGGCGATTTGACAGCCGCGCGCGCCGAATTCGCCGAAGCGGCTCGACTGAACCAATTGAAGGCAAATAATCAGGCGGCGACCTTCGACACCAACACCGGCATTCAAAAGATGAAGCAAGGCGATCTGGTTGCGGCGATCAGTCTGTTTGAGTCGGCGATCAAGAAAGACGAAACCTATGCTCCGGCGCATTACCAGCTTGGGTTGGCACTCAGAAAAAAGGGCGACCGAAAAGGCGCGGACGCTGCGTTTCAACGCGCGCAGCAGCTTGATCGCCGATTGCGACCGCCGAGCTAA